In Blastopirellula marina, the sequence AGACCATCATGCTGAAGAATCTTGCGCTGTGCTGTCTTGTTCTGCTTCTCTCGTGCACGGCCGTTTGGGCGGGCGAAGGTAAGAAAGGACCGCTCTGGAAAGATGGTGCCCCCGGTGCCAACGGAACCGAAGAAAAAGATATTCCCACGCTGACCGTCTTCCTGCCGGCATCCGAGATCAATACCGGCTGCGCCATCGTCGTTTGTCCTGGCGGCGGCTACGGCGGCCTGGCCACCAGCCACGAAGGGTTCGATATCGCCAACTTCTGGAACGAACGGGGCGTGGCCGCGTTCATGTTGGAATATCGCCATGCCGGTCGCGGCTACAAGCACCCCATTCCACTGCAAGACGCCCAGCGAGCGATCCGCACGGTGCGTGCTCGGGCTGAAGAATATGGTGTCGATCCAAACCGAGTGGGAATCCAAGGCTTCTCGGCTGGCGGTCACCTGGCTTCGTCGGCGATCACTCACTTCGATGCCGGCAATCCTGAAGCAACCGATCCGATCGACCGCGTCAGCAGCCGTCCCGATTTCGCCATTCTGTGTTACCCGGTGATCGCATTCGATCAGCCATACACCCACAAGGGCTCGCAAAATAACCTGCTGGGAAAAGACGCCGACAAAGAGTTGGTTCAATCGATGTCGAGCGAACTGCAGGTCACTTCCGATACGCCGCCGACGTTCCTGTTTCATACCACCGAAGATACCGCCGTCCCTCCGGCGAACAGCGTGGTCTTCTACATGGCTTTAATTAAGAACAAAGTCCCGGCCGAGATGCATGTGTTTGAAAAAGGTCGCCACGGCCTGGGTCTGGCCAAGTCGACCCCCGGCACCGGCGAATGGGGCAACCTGGCTTACCTGTGGTTGAAGAACCGCGGCCTGCTCGACGCGAAGAAGTAAGCCGCACGTTATCTACGCGGAATTCTTGCGGGTAGATAATTAACAATCGAATCAATCGTTTTCGGCAGCTTACTGTGGACTCTACATCTACAGTAAGCTGCCGAAACGTCTTTCTTGCCCGTGCTTGTAGGGTACGATTAGATATCACGTGCCCCCCAATTCTTGGGACTTGCCACATCTCACGGGCAACCGCAACGAATCCCCTGGGCGAGGGCCACAGGTTCGCTACAACCGTTACCAGGCGACGCATCTCCCCCCATATTTGCCATGAACTGCCCTACACGATGCCGGTTTAACCACGGGTAAAGCAGTAAGCTTCGTTAGGTAAAGGACCTACGCAATCGCTTACCTTTTGGGACAGTTTTGACATGATCGTCAGTCCATCGTTTTTGACACGCGGATTGGAAACGCTCGTTACGTTTAATCCAATCAGCGTTCATGAAGACGACACACTCGATGAGCTACTCGAGCGGCTCTACACGACCGGCTTTCACCATTGGCCGGTTGTCGATGAACAGCAGCACGTTATCGGTATGATCTCGGATCAAGATATCGTCCGCGCCGCGACCGAGCGCTACATTGCCAACACTTCGGTCGAACAATGCCGTAAGAACTACCAGGTACGTATCGGTAGTTTTATGAAACGGCGCGTAAAAACGATCGATCACCTGGCGTGCCCTCGCGAGGCTTTGAACCAGATCCTCGAGCAAGGCGTTCACTGCTTGCCGGTCACCAAAGAGGGTGCCCTGTGGGGAATGATAACGACGACCGACTTCATTCGCGAGTTCGCTTACAGCTCGCATATGGTCGGTGATGTTGCCATAAAAGAGGTCTACGACAGTGAACCACTGCTGGTCGAAATCGATACGTCCGTCGAAGACGTACGCAAGTTGTTTATCGAAAAAGGGCTCTCGTACGTGATGGTCGCTCAGGGGCAAAGCCCGCTGGGGGTCATCACGGCCCGCGATCTTCGCCGGCACTGCTGCCGTCAGATGGCACGCACACTCTACGATGGGCAACTGGGAGACACCGGTATCGCCATCGACCTGGTGAAGACGACCAGTTGCCTGAAGCGGACGTGCAACCTGGGCCTGGCCGCTACGATGATGTACGAGCAGCAGATCAATGCCGTGATGGTCTGCCCGCGCGAGGAAGAATACTTCGGCGTGATTACCGAAGACCACGTCTTGCGGCGCATCTACGACGTAGAACAAGCGGCCTTGCAACTGGAAACGGCTGGCGTTTCGCTCTAACGTCCTAGCAAGGTCAGCCGTTCGACTTCCAAGGGGAAGTCGTAGTAGGTGCGAATACTGGATGTTTTCGCCGACAGAACACGCACCTTGGCTGAATTACCGGTGGCTGGTCGGTTATTGCGGCGTGTCTCTAGCGTGAGTCGTTTCTCGGCTCGTTCCAAGTCTTGCTTTCGATCGGCATGCTGCTTGATCTCGGCCTCGAACCGCTGCTGCGTTTGCAAGCGACTTGTTCGCAGAACATCACGACTGGCTACCAATCGACGTCCTTCGGCCTGGACCAGGGCCAGGTCCCGTTCGTAGTCGTTGATCAATCGTTCAAGCCGGAAGATCTCGCGATCTAATCGGTCCTTCCGTACCGGGTCGTTCGTCTGACGCCGCTCTTCAGTCAAGCGAAAGACGTCGTCGATCAAGATCGCCAATTCTCGGCGAATGACATTCTGCTGCGACTCGAGCTGCGATATAGAGATGTTCAGCGGGACTTCCAACTGGGCAAAGCGCTGTTCTTCCTGCGTCCATTCGCTGCGAAGCTTATCGATCTGATCGGTGGCCTGTTGCTGATCGACCTGGATCTGCTTGCGGCGGATCTCCAGTTGCTGCTGGTTGTTTTGCTTCTCCATTTGCTCTTTCAGCTTGGCGTCGTCCTTGGCATCTTGCTGGTCGGTTGACGATGAAGTGAACAGCGTGGCGACGTCTTGATAGTTGTTGTCGAACTCAGTCTGACGCTGCCCCACCAGGGCAGGGCGAATGGCATCGCGGGCCCGCGTAACCAGCGCCGCGGAAACGTCACCAGAGCGAGGGCCTTCGTAGAAGCCGAACAACCGCCCCAACAGGCGAACCGTTTCCAGCACGTTCGCTTCCTCGGCGGCGGCCAGTTCGTTGGGGGGAAGTTGCTTCGACAGACGCTGCACCTGAACCAGCGCCGCGTCGAATTTATCTTGCAGCGTGCGAATCCAGATAAGGGCTCGCCAGCTGGGATAGTGCTTCGGATCGACCTCGATCGCGGCCTGAAAGACTTCGGCCGCCTCGTCGTACTGATGATGTCGCAACAGTGCCAGACCGGCGGCATACATCGCATCGGCATTTTGAAGCCGACGCGCCGCCGCGGTTCCTTCGCGGGCAGCGGCCATTCCATCGGGACCGACCTGCCAACCTTCGCGCAGCAGTTGATCGATCACCTCTTGCGCTTCCGCAGCAGGGGCACGGCCAGCCGACCATGTCAGGCCGACAGCGAGAACGAGAGCAGTCGACAACCAGACAGATACCATTCGACGGGGATTATGCCCCATACCACGACTCCCGAGACGTTCAATGCACACGATCAGCCAACGAAAAGCTCTTCCAGAAGAAGCCACTGGTATCGTAGGAACGATCGGGGAAAATGACAAGAATTTTTCGCAATTAGACTATCGAGGCCGGGTCGAACAGCAGCGGAAAGAACTGGCCTTCCATCTTCTGACCTTGCGCAATTGGGGGAACACCGGTCAGCAGTTCTTCGTTTTTATCGCTGACGACACCATCGCGGAATGCATTGATCACCGTCGCGCGGCGCGGGCGATCGATGCGATTTTCAAACGAGCCATGCACCATCAACGGATGATGGAACGTCGCTTCGCCTGCTTTCAGCTCGGCACCCACCGGATGCTGAAACTGTTCCCACTGATCGTCGGTCAGTACCTCGCGGATGGCTTCCATATTGCCAGCCAGGCCGGTGATCGGCAGGAGGTCCCACTTGTGACTGCCAGGGATGTACTGCACGCAGCCGTTGTCGTTGGTGGCATCGTCCAGCCCGATCCAGCAGGTCAAGTGCGCGATCGGCTTGGTACGTGTCCAATACGAATAATCTTGATGCCAGGCCACCACGCCCCCATGTCTGGCCGGCTTGCAGAACAACTGATCGTGCCAGAAACGAACCGGGCCGCCCAGCAGTTGACTGGCCGCCATCACAAAGCCCGGGGCCCACAGAATATCGTGGAATGCCGGTCGCAAACGCCAGGCACCCAGGGCATGAAACAGGACCGTTTCAGGCGTGGTCGATTCGTTGGTGTGGTATTCGTACCACAGCTCGTGCCCGGGATGATCGGCTTCGAAGAACTCGGCCAGTTCGCTGCGGAGCGTTTCGATTTGTTGGTCGTCCAAGATCTTCACGCCGGGCAGGTAGCCTTGTTCGTTAAAGAATTCGACTTGCTCCGGCGTAAGCCGATATTGCTCCCAGCCTGCGGCATCGGTGGGCCAGGCAAACAAATCGGTGGCGAGTTCATGCAGTTCAGACCAGTCGCGGGCCATAGTTCATCACTTCGAGCGAAGGTTCGTGGGGAGGAGTTTCGTGCGGTTGGATCGTTTATCGCAAGCCGCAGCACGAAAATCAAGTCGCCTAAGGACTAATGCTGGTGATCGTGATCGCCGTGCGAGTGATCGTGGTCGTGGCCATGATCGTCGTGATCGTGCGAATGGCCCGCCTGGCTGCCGGACGGGTGGATGTCGTTGAAATGGATATGCAGCTTGGGGCGTGCTTTGACCAGCTTCGACATGCCGTCGTCGGTCAGCTTCGTGCCGTCGGCGTAGAACGATTCGAGCTTTTCCATACCGGCGATCGCGTCAACTGCGCCATCGGTAACCGGGCTGTTGAGCAGATGCAGGTACAATATCGAAGGACTCTCGCTTACCTTGGCGATGCCGGCGTCGGTGATATTGGGCGAGCCAACTCGCAGCAGTTCCAGCTTGGGCAGCGCCGCGATCTTCGCGAGACCTTCGTCGGTCAACTCACTGGCCGGCAGGTTCACAATGGTGAGCGTGGGGATGGCGGCGATGACTTCCGCTTCGGCATCGGTCACCGGGGTTTGATCGAGACGAAGCTCACGCAAGTCGGTAGCCTGACTGAGGTGCTGTAGTTGCTGCAGCGGCACGGCGGAAGTGGTGACGTGAATGCTATCGGTGGCCGCCGACGAGACGTCCAGCAATTGCCGCTCGAACGATGGCTCGGCCCGCTGAGCCTCTTGGCTGGGTGGTTTGACGAAACAGCCGGCCAGCGAGATGGCGAAAACAACAAACAGGAGACGCGACATTCGATCTTCTCAGGAAAGTAAGTGCAGTAGGTAGGTCAGCCGCAACGAGGGCAGCGCAAACGATAGCGGGTCAGTCCGCCGCCGCGGGAGGTGCCAGATATCATAATCTCTCCGCACCGAGGACAAAAATCGGGCTGGGTATCGTCGTGGCCGTCGTCATCCTTTTGCTGGCAGGCGACGCAGATCTTGGTATCGGGGAAGATCTCGAGCCGTTCGGCCGGAATCGTCTTGCGACATTGCTCGCAGACGCGGCCATCTCCCCAGTCTTCCTCTTCGTCGCGAGGGAAATCAATCCGTAGGCCAACCCGGCCACACTCGCCGCAGGTCAGCTTGCGGCTGCTGCGTTGGAAAAGCTCTTCGATGATCGCCTGATCGGGGTTTTCTTCGCGGCGGAGCATCCCCACCTGGTGCAATAGGCGGAGTTTCTCGGCCGTTCCGACCAATCGGTGCCAGTGACAATCGGGGCAGCTAATCTCTTTCAGCATGCTTTATCCAGGGGAAATTGAGGCCCAATGGCCAGCCTATCGTTTTTCAAAACGGGGCAAGTTAGAATAAGGACCCACATCCGCAGCCATCCCTATCTTTGTATTGTTGCAAAAAACACCCACCCCGAAGAGGACATCTGATGTCGATGCGTAGTTTTCTTTCCCTGTTTTGTTGCCTGGCAGTGGCTTCGGTTGCCTGCGGCCAAGAGTTCAAAAGCGGTATCGAATGGCCCGAGCCGAAGGTGATCACCCCCGGCGAGAAGCCTTCGGACGCCCCGTCGGATGCGATCGTACTGATCGGTGCTGATGGCATGTCGGCCTGGGAAGGTGGCGAAAAGTGGAAGTTTGAAGACGGTGTCGCCACGGCTGCCAAGGGGGGCATCAGCACCAAACAAAAGTTCGGTGACATCCAACTACACATGGAATGGGCCTCCCCGGATGTCGTTAAAGGAACCGGCCAGGGACGCGGCAACAGCGGCGTGTTTCTGATGAATCACTACGAGATCCAGGTGCTCGATTCGTACGAGAACGAAACGTACTTCGATGGCCAGGCGGGTGCCGTTTACAAGCAGTCGCCGCCGATGGTCAACGCGATGAAGAAGCCAGGCCAGTGGAACACGTACGACATCGTCTTCACCAAGCCTGTCCGCAACGAAAAGGGAGACGTCGTCGCTCCGGCTCGCATCACGGTGATTCATAACGGCGTGGTGGTGCAAAACAGCTACCCGATCCGCGGCAGCACCAACTGGCACAAGCCGCCGGCCTACGATCGCCACAAGGATGCCGAAAGCATCAGTCTGCAGTTCCACGGCAACCCGGTCCGCTTCCGTAACATGTGGGTCCGCGAGATTCAGCCGATCGAACCGACCTTCGTGCCGGAAGACACCGAAATGGTCCGCTGGCGTGCCGACTGGTCGAACGAAAAGATCACCGCCGCTCCCGCGAAGGAAAGCGAAGCAACGGCCGAGGCAGAAGCCCCCAAGACCGAAGCGCCGAAGGAAGAAGCGAAGAAGGAAGAGAAGCCGGAGTAAGCCCAGACTTCGTATTTCGCCGAGATTCCATCACGCCGAGGGTACCCCAGTGGGTCACCCTCGCGTTGTTTCTTGAACTTGCCAATTCCTGCTAGCGTCCCATTTGACCTAATCAGCGGAGATCGCCCCACCTAACCGGGGTGTTTTCCTAGGAGAGCCGAGGCGGTAACCCTAGTTCTCGCCAGCATTTACATAACTATTACACAGCTTCGACACGCCATTTACCCTCGTGGCGACGATTCCTCTTACAATTCTTCTCAATCCCGCGACCCTTGAGCCATTGCCAAAGAATCGCGACTTGGACCTCTCCCCCGAATGGATCGAAAGTAAGGACCTATCCATGTCGATCGTCACCGAAAACGAAACGAATTCGCTACTCGGTGAGAGCAATCTCACGAAAGAGCGACCTAGCAAGAATAAGAAATCCGATCCCAACAAGCCTCGCCATTCAAAGCCGTACGCTCAGCGTTTCCGCCACGGTGGTGCCTGGCCGATTATTGGCTGGATTGGTTTGATTCACCTGGGTGCCTTGGCGGCACCGTTCTGTTTCACCTGGAGCGGCCTGATTGCCGCCGTGGTGTTGTTCTACTTGACCGGCTGCATCGGCGTGACGCTGGGCTTCCACCGTTACCTGACCCATGCCGGCTTCAAGACCACCAAGCCAGTGAAGTGGACCTTGGCGTTCATCGGTCAACTCTCTGGCGAAGGCTCGGCCATCGACTGGGTTTCGACCCACCGTAAGCATCACGCTCATAGCGATCAGGAAGACGACCCGCACTCGCCGCTGGATGGTGGACTGTGGGCCCACATCATCTGGCTGTTCCCGCATCATACCGGTCCTGAAAAGGACGAACTGCACATGCGTTGGGGACCCGACCTGCGTAAAGACAAGGTGCTGTGGTTTTTGCACAAGACGTTCATCTTCTGGCACCTGGCACTCGGCTTCGGTCTGCTGGCTTTGGGCTACGCGATCGGCGGCTGGTACACCGGCATCTCGATGGTCGTATGGGGGATGTTCCTGCGATTGACGGTGCTGCTGCACGTGACCTGGTTCGTCAACTCGGCAACGCACATGTGGGGCTACCGCAACTACGAAACGACCGACAAGAGCACCAATTTGTGGTGGGTCGGTTTGTTGGCCTTCGGTGAAGGTTGGCACAACAATCACCACGCTTACCCACGCATGGCCGTGCATGGTCACAAGTGGTGGGAATTCGACCTGACCTGGAACGTTATCCGCGTCCTTAAGACGTGCGGCCTGGTCTGGGACGTGGTCGACTACAAGCAAAAGACCAAAGACGGCACGATCAAGGTTTAACCGCCAGAATCGTCAGTCGATAGAATTCAAAAAGAAGGCCATGCAAACCGCATGGCCTTTTTTCGTTACTCTTCCGGCGACTCCGATTCGTCGGAAGATGGCTTCTTCTCTTCTTCCGGCTTGGTCACTTCTCCATCGGGAATGAACTGATAACCGGCGTCGCGGATGGTAATGAAGTGTTTGGGCTTCGACTTGTCTTTCTCGAACATCTTCCGCAGCCGGGCAATGAACTGATCGGGCGCGCGGGTCGAGACGTTCGCCGGCATCTCCCACACTTCTCGCAGCAGTTCTCCCTTGGGGATGATGCGGTTGGGGTGGCTGACGAAGTAGTGCAGCAGCTTCGATTCCAACTGCGTCAGACGAATCGGTTTGCCGCTGACGAATGCCTGGAAGCTGTCGAAGTCGATCTCGACGTCGCCAAAGCTGAACTGATGGACGAGTTCTTCCTGGACATCGTTTTGCGGTTGTCGTCGCCTGCGTAGCGACAAGAGGTTCTTCACGCGGCTGAGAAACTCGTCCAAGTCGAACGGTTTCATCATGTACTGATCGGCCCCGACATCGAACCCGCGGGTACGATCTTCGGAAAGCGTGCGAGCACTGAGAATGAGGATCGGCATATCCTCGCCGTTACTTCGCAGCGTTTCGCAGACGGCGTAACCACTCATGCCTGGCAGCATCAGGTCGAGGATCACCAGGTCGACGCGACCCGGGTTTTCTTCCACGATCCGTAGCGCCGTGCGGCCATCTTCCGCAACCGAGACCTGGTATCCTTCCGCTTCCAGGTTATAGCGTATGCCGATGGCCAGATGCTCTTCATCTTCTACCACCAGAATGTGCGTGTCGGCGTTCGATTTCATCGTCATGACATGGTTAAGGTGGTAAAGACGTTAAGCGGCACGTTGGTCAGGAGGGGCTTACGCCGGCACAGGTTCAGGGGCTTTGGCTTCTTCTAAGGTCTTGGCCCCCGGAAGTGTGACGACAAACACGGTACCGGTTCCCTTCGGTGGATCCTTAACGCGGACGTCCCCCTTCATGCGACGGACGAGCGTTCGCACCAGGTACAAACCCAGCCCGGTGCCAGGCTTCTCGCGCTGTAGCTCCAGGCCGAGTCGCACGAAGCGGCCGAAGATCTTCCGCCGCTGCGACAAAGGAATCCCCGGCCCGTTGTCGGTTACTTCAATGACCGCTTCGTCGTTGTATTTTACGCGGAGAAGTATTTTTACTTCGGGATCTTTGCCGGAATATTTCACGGCGTTGTCAATTAAGTTGCGGAAGATAATTTCGATATCGCCATGCAGCCCGCGAACGGTGCAGGGGACCGACTTCACCTTGATGGTATCTGGCGGCAAACGATACAGCAGGGCGACGTACTGGGCACAACCGGCCAACACCTTATCGAGCCGGACGTCCCCTTCTTCGGCATCTTCCCGCCGCCGATCCAACCGACCGGCTTCCAGCAGGTGATTGATCAGGTGATCCAGCCGCTCGATATCTTCGAGCATCGTCTCGTAGAACGCACCTACCTTTTCGGGCGGTATCGAACGGCGGTTAAGCGTTTGCAAATAGAGCTTGAGCGAAGCGATCGGGCTTTTCAGTTCGTGCGTGACACTATCGATAAAGTTGGCCTGCCGCTGGCTGAGATTGATCGCCTTGATCGACAGCACCATGTAGAAGATCACGCCTGCCAAAATCGCGGCCAGAAAGGTCGCCCCGATCGGCAGAAAGATCCAGTACAGGGGGGCGGCCTGTTCGTTCTCGGTCGCCCCCCAAACCGTGATCAACACCCAGCCCACGATCAGTGCAATCAACAGCACGATCATGATCACGGCGATCGTAATCGGTAAACTCAGGGTGCGGCGGCTGGACATAGGCAATCACGAAAGCTCAGTCACGAAATCAACGTGCCGCTATTATAACGCGAATCGGCCGCAATCCGAGGTCATCACTTGGGACCTGCCTGCTCCCAAATGGGCGTCAGCATGCCGATCCGCCATAAGAACTTGCCGTACGCTTTGCCTTGCTTGTCTTTGTCCCACGTCCCTTGAAAGATGAACCGCATATCGGCCGGATCGATGGTCAGCGTCTGGTCGTGCCCGGCACGGATCAGTTCGCCATGGCTGACGTTGTCGGTCCATGGTTCGACACCTTCGGCAGGCTTAATGTTCGAGTACGCTGCAAACGGATTGCTGGCGGTCGCGGCAAGGGGCGTCCACTTGCCATCCAGGCGATCGGCCACGTACGCTTTGAAATAACGGCGGCCGTTTTCCTCGATCAGGGTCAGGTACTTGTTTTGCCCCTGCACGCGGTAGGTGTGACTGGCCTCGAAGATCTTGTCCTCAAGGGCGACCTCGCAGTGTTCGAAACCGTGGGGGAACTGCTCGATCGGGGCCTGTGATCGCCACATCTTGCCGTTGAGGGTGGTGTAGAAAAGATAGGCGTGGGTATCGTCGCAGATGATCCAGAAGTCGAGTCCCCCTTGTGGCCGCGGATCATTCGGGCCGCCATCCCAAATGGGCGCGGCCTTGGTCCAGCTATTGGGATCGGCGATGTCTTCGGTGGTGGAGTAGGCCACCATCATCTTCTTTTGCCCCGGCATGCCCACCTGGTAGATGAGGTACCACTTCTTATGCGGCGTGAAGTAGAAGACCTGCGGAGCGCAGTAGTAGTCACTTTCGCAGACCGGCAAAATAGTGCGGGCAGACTTATCGGCGTCGTTCCAATCGGCGAACGAGCAGTACTCGATGACCGAACGCCCTTCCAATTTGGCCGTCATGAAGACGTGCCACTTGCCGTCGAAATAGACCACCGTCGGGTCTTTCTGGGCATGGCTCGGGGCGTTCTCGCGAACTTCCGGAGCGATCAGTGGAGCACTGTACGTCCAGCGTTTGGGTAGCTTGAACGTCTCTTGAGCGTTGGTGGTCGCACCCATCAATAGAAGCAGTATCAGCGAGAGAAGACGGTTCATAAAGTTTCTCGGCGCAAGTGGGGAAGAGAGTTGCTCTTCACATTATCATAGACGCAGCCGTCAATCGATATTTGGAAAGCCTTTTTCATGCGTCTGCTGTTCGTCCTGCTGTTTTGCCTGGCCTGGCTTGGGGTGTGCTGGCTGGGGATGATGGCCGTACACGAACTGGGGCACATCGCGGCAGCGATCGCCAGCGGCGGAAGCGTGACGAAGGTCGTTCTGAGCCCGGTGGCTATTTCACGAACGGATGTCTCGCCGAATCCTTACCCGGCGCTGGTTGTGTGGTTAGGGCCGATCTTCGGGGCATTGTTTCCACTGCTGATCTGGAGCGTGATCCCGCGCAGTTGGGTCTGGCCCAAAGGGCTGCTGCAGTTCTTCGCGGGCTTCTGTTTGATTGCCAACGGAGCTTACCTGGGGATTGGCTCACTGGAACAAGTCGGCGACTGCAAAGAGATTCTGCGTACTGGTTCGCCTGTGTGGACGATGTGGCTGTTTGGCCTGCTTGCGATTCCCAGCGGCTTCTGGCTTTGGCACCAGTTAGGCTCGCCGGTGGAACTGATGAAGGAGGATTCGCCGATCAACTCGAAAGCTGCCTGGTGGGCAGCGACCGCGCTGGCACTGATCGCCGGGACTGCCTGGCTGGTTTCGCCGGTATAAGGATTCACGACCCGCGACAAGCGGGCCCTACGGGTGTACGATGAACGGGTGAGTTCTTCGTTTGGGAAAGTTTAGCCATGAAGCCAATGACGCCTAGCTTTGCTTTCGTCTGTACGCTGCCGATCGGACCATTCGTGTATTTGGTTGGTGCCCCGTGGCTTCTCACGTTAGTCATGGGTGTCATCATCCCACTGTTGATGGCCTATATGGCACTGGTAAGCCTGGCCAGAGACGGTCATCTGGCTTGGGATCTCTGGGGCACACGCTCGTACTGGCTCCTGACATTTCCGCTTGTTTTGACGATACTCTCGATGGCCTGTTTCGTGGTCTCGCGATTGGGGTATTATCCCGAGTTATTCTTCATGGCAATGCTTGGCGTGTTTGGTGTCGGCACCTTCTTGATG encodes:
- a CDS encoding phytanoyl-CoA dioxygenase family protein, producing the protein MARDWSELHELATDLFAWPTDAAGWEQYRLTPEQVEFFNEQGYLPGVKILDDQQIETLRSELAEFFEADHPGHELWYEYHTNESTTPETVLFHALGAWRLRPAFHDILWAPGFVMAASQLLGGPVRFWHDQLFCKPARHGGVVAWHQDYSYWTRTKPIAHLTCWIGLDDATNDNGCVQYIPGSHKWDLLPITGLAGNMEAIREVLTDDQWEQFQHPVGAELKAGEATFHHPLMVHGSFENRIDRPRRATVINAFRDGVVSDKNEELLTGVPPIAQGQKMEGQFFPLLFDPASIV
- a CDS encoding CBS domain-containing protein, with the translated sequence MIVSPSFLTRGLETLVTFNPISVHEDDTLDELLERLYTTGFHHWPVVDEQQHVIGMISDQDIVRAATERYIANTSVEQCRKNYQVRIGSFMKRRVKTIDHLACPREALNQILEQGVHCLPVTKEGALWGMITTTDFIREFAYSSHMVGDVAIKEVYDSEPLLVEIDTSVEDVRKLFIEKGLSYVMVAQGQSPLGVITARDLRRHCCRQMARTLYDGQLGDTGIAIDLVKTTSCLKRTCNLGLAATMMYEQQINAVMVCPREEEYFGVITEDHVLRRIYDVEQAALQLETAGVSL
- a CDS encoding tetratricopeptide repeat protein, which codes for MSTALVLAVGLTWSAGRAPAAEAQEVIDQLLREGWQVGPDGMAAAREGTAAARRLQNADAMYAAGLALLRHHQYDEAAEVFQAAIEVDPKHYPSWRALIWIRTLQDKFDAALVQVQRLSKQLPPNELAAAEEANVLETVRLLGRLFGFYEGPRSGDVSAALVTRARDAIRPALVGQRQTEFDNNYQDVATLFTSSSTDQQDAKDDAKLKEQMEKQNNQQQLEIRRKQIQVDQQQATDQIDKLRSEWTQEEQRFAQLEVPLNISISQLESQQNVIRRELAILIDDVFRLTEERRQTNDPVRKDRLDREIFRLERLINDYERDLALVQAEGRRLVASRDVLRTSRLQTQQRFEAEIKQHADRKQDLERAEKRLTLETRRNNRPATGNSAKVRVLSAKTSSIRTYYDFPLEVERLTLLGR
- a CDS encoding DUF1080 domain-containing protein, encoding MSMRSFLSLFCCLAVASVACGQEFKSGIEWPEPKVITPGEKPSDAPSDAIVLIGADGMSAWEGGEKWKFEDGVATAAKGGISTKQKFGDIQLHMEWASPDVVKGTGQGRGNSGVFLMNHYEIQVLDSYENETYFDGQAGAVYKQSPPMVNAMKKPGQWNTYDIVFTKPVRNEKGDVVAPARITVIHNGVVVQNSYPIRGSTNWHKPPAYDRHKDAESISLQFHGNPVRFRNMWVREIQPIEPTFVPEDTEMVRWRADWSNEKITAAPAKESEATAEAEAPKTEAPKEEAKKEEKPE
- a CDS encoding acyl-CoA desaturase, translated to MSIVTENETNSLLGESNLTKERPSKNKKSDPNKPRHSKPYAQRFRHGGAWPIIGWIGLIHLGALAAPFCFTWSGLIAAVVLFYLTGCIGVTLGFHRYLTHAGFKTTKPVKWTLAFIGQLSGEGSAIDWVSTHRKHHAHSDQEDDPHSPLDGGLWAHIIWLFPHHTGPEKDELHMRWGPDLRKDKVLWFLHKTFIFWHLALGFGLLALGYAIGGWYTGISMVVWGMFLRLTVLLHVTWFVNSATHMWGYRNYETTDKSTNLWWVGLLAFGEGWHNNHHAYPRMAVHGHKWWEFDLTWNVIRVLKTCGLVWDVVDYKQKTKDGTIKV
- a CDS encoding alpha/beta hydrolase — its product is MLKNLALCCLVLLLSCTAVWAGEGKKGPLWKDGAPGANGTEEKDIPTLTVFLPASEINTGCAIVVCPGGGYGGLATSHEGFDIANFWNERGVAAFMLEYRHAGRGYKHPIPLQDAQRAIRTVRARAEEYGVDPNRVGIQGFSAGGHLASSAITHFDAGNPEATDPIDRVSSRPDFAILCYPVIAFDQPYTHKGSQNNLLGKDADKELVQSMSSELQVTSDTPPTFLFHTTEDTAVPPANSVVFYMALIKNKVPAEMHVFEKGRHGLGLAKSTPGTGEWGNLAYLWLKNRGLLDAKK
- a CDS encoding TraR/DksA C4-type zinc finger protein — protein: MLKEISCPDCHWHRLVGTAEKLRLLHQVGMLRREENPDQAIIEELFQRSSRKLTCGECGRVGLRIDFPRDEEEDWGDGRVCEQCRKTIPAERLEIFPDTKICVACQQKDDDGHDDTQPDFCPRCGEIMISGTSRGGGLTRYRLRCPRCG
- a CDS encoding non-reducing end alpha-L-arabinofuranosidase family hydrolase, translated to MNRLLSLILLLLMGATTNAQETFKLPKRWTYSAPLIAPEVRENAPSHAQKDPTVVYFDGKWHVFMTAKLEGRSVIEYCSFADWNDADKSARTILPVCESDYYCAPQVFYFTPHKKWYLIYQVGMPGQKKMMVAYSTTEDIADPNSWTKAAPIWDGGPNDPRPQGGLDFWIICDDTHAYLFYTTLNGKMWRSQAPIEQFPHGFEHCEVALEDKIFEASHTYRVQGQNKYLTLIEENGRRYFKAYVADRLDGKWTPLAATASNPFAAYSNIKPAEGVEPWTDNVSHGELIRAGHDQTLTIDPADMRFIFQGTWDKDKQGKAYGKFLWRIGMLTPIWEQAGPK
- a CDS encoding response regulator transcription factor, with amino-acid sequence MKSNADTHILVVEDEEHLAIGIRYNLEAEGYQVSVAEDGRTALRIVEENPGRVDLVILDLMLPGMSGYAVCETLRSNGEDMPILILSARTLSEDRTRGFDVGADQYMMKPFDLDEFLSRVKNLLSLRRRRQPQNDVQEELVHQFSFGDVEIDFDSFQAFVSGKPIRLTQLESKLLHYFVSHPNRIIPKGELLREVWEMPANVSTRAPDQFIARLRKMFEKDKSKPKHFITIRDAGYQFIPDGEVTKPEEEKKPSSDESESPEE
- a CDS encoding sensor histidine kinase, with product MSSRRTLSLPITIAVIMIVLLIALIVGWVLITVWGATENEQAAPLYWIFLPIGATFLAAILAGVIFYMVLSIKAINLSQRQANFIDSVTHELKSPIASLKLYLQTLNRRSIPPEKVGAFYETMLEDIERLDHLINHLLEAGRLDRRREDAEEGDVRLDKVLAGCAQYVALLYRLPPDTIKVKSVPCTVRGLHGDIEIIFRNLIDNAVKYSGKDPEVKILLRVKYNDEAVIEVTDNGPGIPLSQRRKIFGRFVRLGLELQREKPGTGLGLYLVRTLVRRMKGDVRVKDPPKGTGTVFVVTLPGAKTLEEAKAPEPVPA